A single genomic interval of Sceloporus undulatus isolate JIND9_A2432 ecotype Alabama chromosome 2, SceUnd_v1.1, whole genome shotgun sequence harbors:
- the ILF3 gene encoding interleukin enhancer-binding factor 3 isoform X5, translating to MRPMRIFVNDDRHVMAKHSAVYPTQEELTAVQNMVSHTERALKAVSDWINEQEKGSGEQPPEPETMETVADEENKEGSEPKTTEHLTRTLRGVMRVGLVAKGLLLKGDLDLELVLLCKEKPTIGLLEKVADNLGTQLATITEDKYEIIQSIDEAAIVIKNTKEPPLTLTIHLTSPVVREEMEKMLAGETLSVNDSPDVLDRQKCLAALASLRHAKWFQARANGLKSCVIVIRVLRDLCTRVPTWAPLRGWPLELLCEKSIGTANRPMGAGEALRRVLECLASGIVMPDGSGIYDPCEKEATDAIGHLDRQQREDITQSAQHALRLAAFGQLHKVLGMDPLPSKMPKKPKNENPVDYTVQIPPSTTYAITPLKRPMEEDGEEKSPSKKKKKIQKKEEKSEPPQAMNALMKLNQLKPGLQYKLVSQTGPVHAPIFTMSVEVDGVTYEASGPSKKTAKLHVAVKVLQDMGLPTGVEGRERGDESAEETDQKPVPPAAAAPPVVETVSTPSAASPSEQTENVKQQGPILTKHGKNPVMELNEKRRGLKYELISETGGSHDKRFVMEVEVDGQKFQGAGSNKKVAKAYAALAALEKLFPDAPLPMEQKKKRAPMPARGGPKFPVKHNPGYGMGGPMHTEVPPPQAMRGRGRGGNIRGRGRGRGGFGGANHGGYMNAGAGYGSYGYGGNSATAGYSDFFTDCYGYHDFGSS from the exons ATG CGACCAATGCGTATTTTTGTGAATGATGACCGCCATGTCATGGCAAAGCATTCTGCAGTTTATCCAACTCAAGAAGAGCTGACAGCAGTTCAAAACATGGTCTCTCATACTGAACGAGCTCTCAAAGCTGTGTCTGACTGGATTAATGAACAAGAGAAAGGCAGCGGTGAGCAGCCACCAGAGCCAGAGACCATGGAGACAGTAGCCGAcgaagagaacaaagagggaag TGAACCGAAGACTACAGAGCACTTGACTAGGACACTTCGTGGAGTGATGCGTGTTGGGCTTGTAGCAAAGGGACTCTTGCTCAAGGGAGACCTGGATCTTGAGTTGGTTTTGTTGTGCAAAGAGAAGCCAACAATTGGTCTTTTGGAAAAAGTAGCAGACAACCTTGGCACACAACTTGCT actATTACTGAAGATAAATATGAAATTATTCAGTCTATCGATGAAGCTGCAATTGTCATAAAGAATACAAAAGAGCCTCCACTGACACTTACAATCCATTTGACATCTCCTGTTGTcagagaagaaatggaaaaaatgttaGCTGGAG AAACGCTATCAGTCAACGACTCACCGGACGTTCTGGACAGGCAGAAATGCCTTGCTGCCTTGGCGTCACTCCGACACGCCAAGTGGTTTCAG GCCAGGGCAAATGGCTTGAAGTCATGTGTCATAGTCATCAGAGTGCTGAGAGATCTTTGTACCCGTGTTCCTACTTGGGCTCCACTTAGAGGATGG CCTCTAGAATTGCTTTGTGAAAAATCAATTGGAACAGCCAATCGGCCAATGGGAGCTGGCGAGGCCTTGAGAAGAGTCCTTGAATGTCTTGCCTCAGGAATAGTTATGCCAG ATGGTTCTGGTATTTATGATCCTTGTGAAAAAGAAGCCACTGATGCTATTGGGCATCTAGACAGACAACAAAGGGAAGATATCACACAGAGTGCTCAG CATGCTCTAAGGCTTGCTGCCTTCGGTCAGCTTCACAAGGTCTTGGGGATGGATCCGTTGCCATCTAAGATGCCCAAGAAACCAAAAAATGAAAACCCTGTTGACTACACAG TCCAGATTCCCCCGAGCACAACTTATGCCATCACTCCATTGAAACGTCCCATGGAAGAAGATGGGGAGGAGAAGTCtccaagcaaaaagaaaaagaagattcaGAAAAAAG AGGAGAAGTCAGAACCTCCACAAGCCATGAATGCTCTGATGAAATTGAACCAACTGAAACCTGGACTTCAGTATAAACTAGTGTCTCAGACAGGTCCAGTTCATGCTCCTATATTTACTATGTCTGTGGAAGTTGATGGCGTCACATATGAAGCTTCAGGACCTTCCAAAAAAACAGCCAAGTTGCATGTAGCAGTAAAG gtgTTACAAGATATGGGATTGCCTACAGGTGTGGAAGGGAGAGAGCGGGGTGATGAATCAGCAGAGGAAACAGATCAGAAACCAGTACCACCCGCTGCTGCTGCCCCTCCCGTAGTGGAAACTGTGTCTACTCCCAGTGCAGCTTCTCCTTCAGAACAAACAGAG aacgtGAAACAACAGGGACCAATATTGACAAAGCATGGGAAAAACCCAGTTATGGAGCTGAATGAGAAACGACGTGGCTTAAAATATGAACTGATTTCAGAAACTGGTGGCAGCCATGACAAGCGGTTTGTAATGGAG GTTGAGGTCGATGGCCAGAAGTTCCAGGGAGCTGGTTCAAACAAAAAAGTAGCAAAGGCTTATGCTGCACTGGCTGCATTAGAAAAGCTTTTCCCAGATGCCCCTCTTCCAAtggagcagaaaaagaaaagggcccCTATGCCAGCGCGAGGTGGGCCCAAATTTCCTGTGAAA CACAATCCAGGCTATGGTATGGGAGGTCCTATGCATACCGAAGTGCCACCTCCTCAAGCCATGCGGGGTCGTGGTCGAGGAGGAAATATTAGAGGCCGTGGTCGAGGCAGAGGTGGATTTGGTGGTGCCAATCATGGAGGTTATATGAATGCTG GAGCTGGATATGGAAGCTATGGCTATGGTGGCAATTCTGCAACAGCAGGCTATA GTGACTTTTTCACAGACTGCTACGGCTATCATGATTTTGGGTCTTCCTAG